The following are from one region of the Candidatus Latescibacterota bacterium genome:
- a CDS encoding chemotaxis protein CheW, with the protein MAEKENNNESRPFRCVNFRLGEECYGQDIGYIHEVNRVQNITEVPGAPEYILGVINLRGSVIPVMNLRKRLGLPAVDVTKDSRVIVIEYQGSLLGMLVDSVHHVLEIPYNDISDTPESTITEKNIFISGIGKVEEKLVFLIDTEKIFAEESTIEMLMGQGTEA; encoded by the coding sequence ATGGCAGAAAAAGAAAACAACAATGAATCACGTCCGTTCAGGTGTGTGAATTTCAGGCTTGGCGAGGAATGTTATGGCCAGGATATTGGATATATTCACGAGGTCAACAGAGTTCAGAATATAACAGAAGTGCCTGGAGCTCCGGAATATATTCTGGGCGTGATCAATCTGAGGGGCAGCGTGATTCCGGTAATGAATCTCAGAAAAAGGCTGGGGCTGCCCGCTGTGGATGTGACAAAGGACAGCCGTGTTATAGTCATCGAGTATCAGGGATCGCTGCTCGGAATGCTGGTAGATTCGGTCCATCATGTGTTGGAGATTCCATACAATGATATCTCCGATACGCCAGAATCCACGATCACAGAGAAGAATATATTTATCAGCGGCATCGGCAAGGTCGAGGAAAAACTAGTTTTCCTAATCGATACGGAGAAGATCTTCGCCGAGGAATCGACGATAGAGATGCTGATGGGACAGGGAACTGAAGCGTGA